A genomic region of Cannabis sativa cultivar Pink pepper isolate KNU-18-1 chromosome 1, ASM2916894v1, whole genome shotgun sequence contains the following coding sequences:
- the LOC115706421 gene encoding probable polygalacturonase produces the protein MLSIFMRKHMMRAQVIKAVIVAVLVLNIVNGVECSRRRGKGSKKGRNVETSLEYSAISCRAHTAVLTDFGGVGDGKTSNTKAFQDAINNLTQYASNGGAQLFVPPGKWLTGSFSLISHFTLYLHKDAVLLASQDISEWPVLKALPSYGRGRDAAGGRFASLIFGTNLTDVVVTGENGTIDGQGSFWWQQFHKGKLKYTRPYLIELMYTENIQISNLTLLNSPSWNVHPIYSSNILIQGITIIAPVSSPNTDGINPDSCTNTRIEDCYIVSGDDCVAVKSGWDEYGIAFGMPTKQLVIRRLTCISPYSAVIALGSEMSGGIQDVRAEDIVAINTESGVRIKTAVGRGAYVKDIYVRRMTMHTMKWAFWMTGNYKAHADNHYDPNAVPEIKGINYRDMVAENVSMAARLEGISGDPFTGICISNVTIGMAAKAKKQPWTCTDVAGITSGVTPPPCALLPDQGEKKMDCDFPADSLPIDLVEFKRCSYKMSYYV, from the exons ATGTTGTCAATATTCATGAGAAAACACATGATGAGAGCTCAA GTGATTAAAGCTGTTATAGTTGCAGTTCTTGTACTTAACATAGTAAATGGAGTTGAGTGTAGTAGAAGAAGAGGAAAAGGAAGTAAAAAAGGAAGGAATGTAGAGACTTCGTTAGAGTACAGTGCCATAAGCTGTAGAGCTCATACTGCAGTGCTTACTGATTTTGGTGGAGTTGGAGATGGAAAAACATCCAACACTAAGGCCTTTCAAGATGCCATTAACAATCTCACTCAATATGCATCCAACGGTGGAGCTCAGCTCTTTGTCCCTCCTGGTAAATGGTTGACTGGCAGTTTCAGCCTCATTAGTCATTTCACTCTTTATCTCCACAAGGATGCTGTTCTTCTTGCTTCTCag GACATAAGTGAGTGGCCTGTCCTCAAAGCATTGCCATCGTACGGCCGAGGAAGAGACGCTGCTGGTGGACGCTTCGCCAGTCTCATATTTGGAACAAACCTCACTGATGTTGTTGTAACAG GGGAAAATGGGACAATTGACGGCCAGGGTTCATTTTGGTGGCAGCAATTTCACAAGGGCAAGCTCAAGTATACAAGGCCTTACTTGATTGAGCTTATGTATACTGAAAATATTCAGATTTCTAATTTAACACTCTTGAATTCTCCATCATGGAATGTTCATCCTATTTACAGCAG TAACATTCTTATTCAAGGAATTACAATCATTGCCCCAGTTTCATCTCCCAACACAGATGGGATCAACCCAG ATTCTTGCACAAACACCAGAATAGAAGACTGTTACATAGTCTCTGGCGACGATTGTGTGGCTGTGAAAAGCGGTTGGGATGAGTACGGCATTGCCTTTGGAATGCCGACGAAACAGCTAGTAATCCGACGGCTCACGTGCATTTCACCATACAGCGCTGTGATCGCGCTGGGGAGTGAGATGTCAGGGGGAATCCAAGATGTCCGAGCAGAAGACATTGTGGCCATCAACACAGAATCCGGGGTTAGAATCAAGACTGCTGTGGGGAGAGGAGCATACGTTAAGGACATCTACGTGAGGAGAATGACAATGCATACCATGAAATGGGCATTTTGGATGACTGGAAACTACAAGGCTCATGCTGATAACCACTACGATCCCAACGCTGTGCCGGAGATCAAAGGGATCAACTACCGTGATATGGTGGCTGAGAATGTGTCAATGGCAGCCAGGTTGGAGGGGATATCTGGTGATCCCTTTACTGGTATTTGCATCTCAAATGTCACTATTGGCATGGCGGCCAAGGCAAAGAAGCAACCTTGGACTTGCACTGACGTGGCGGGGATCACGAGTGGTGTCACTCCTCCGCCATGTGCGCTTTTGCCTGATCAGGGTGAGAAGAAAATGGATTGTGATTTCCCTGCTGATTCACTTCCTATTGATTTAGTTGAGTTCAAGAGATGTAGCTACAAGATGAGTTATTATGTGTAA